In Chthoniobacterales bacterium, a single window of DNA contains:
- a CDS encoding thiamine pyrophosphate-dependent enzyme: MATRPQSVISPAQSDDSGDDQADNQRDLFLATYRWMLLARLSEDRLSALWKAGKIVGGVYLGRGQEALSAALGVNLRKGSDIFAPLIRDQAGRLAFGEPLIESMQTYLGSRLGPMRGRDGNIHRGRPREGYYAMISHLGCMVSAIAGGLMAKRFQGDSDFVGATCIGDGGMSTGSFHEAMNMAAVEKLPLIVLAANNQYAYSTPSSRQFACADLVDRAIGYGFAGHSVDGTSLTDCLATIGKAVAAARAGGGPQLIVGTILRLAGHAEHDDASYVDPIIRHKPFAVDCLRAAEEMILAKGWLAQSDLATLRNAVMNEIDDAVSTAQKEPVPDAGTEDWCALSSRHLVDGHLA; the protein is encoded by the coding sequence ATGGCTACCCGCCCTCAATCTGTGATTTCTCCCGCCCAAAGTGACGACTCAGGTGACGACCAGGCTGACAATCAGCGCGATCTTTTTCTGGCCACCTACCGCTGGATGCTGCTGGCGCGGTTGTCCGAGGACCGCCTGAGCGCCCTCTGGAAAGCTGGGAAAATCGTCGGCGGCGTCTATCTGGGCCGCGGTCAGGAAGCTCTCAGCGCGGCGCTCGGCGTAAACCTGAGAAAAGGCAGCGACATCTTCGCCCCGCTCATTCGCGATCAGGCGGGACGGCTGGCCTTTGGCGAGCCGTTGATCGAGTCGATGCAGACCTATCTCGGTTCTCGCCTTGGCCCAATGCGCGGCCGCGATGGTAACATCCACCGGGGTCGTCCGCGGGAAGGTTATTACGCGATGATTTCCCATTTGGGCTGCATGGTTTCGGCAATCGCCGGGGGCTTAATGGCGAAACGTTTTCAAGGCGACTCTGATTTCGTTGGCGCGACTTGCATCGGCGACGGAGGCATGTCCACCGGTTCCTTTCACGAGGCGATGAACATGGCGGCGGTCGAGAAACTGCCCCTCATCGTCCTCGCGGCGAACAACCAATACGCCTACTCCACGCCCAGTTCACGCCAGTTTGCCTGCGCCGATCTGGTGGACCGCGCCATCGGCTACGGCTTTGCCGGTCACTCGGTCGATGGCACCAGCTTGACGGATTGCCTCGCCACCATTGGCAAGGCTGTCGCGGCAGCCCGAGCGGGCGGCGGACCTCAACTTATCGTCGGCACCATCCTGCGTCTGGCAGGTCACGCCGAGCACGACGACGCTTCCTACGTGGACCCGATTATTCGCCATAAACCCTTCGCCGTGGACTGCCTGCGCGCTGCCGAGGAAATGATTTTGGCCAAAGGCTGGCTGGCCCAGAGCGACCTCGCCACCCTGCGCAACGCTGTGATGAATGAAATCGACGACGCCGTTTCCACGGCCCAGAAAGAACCTGTTCCCGACGCCGGCACCGAAGATTGGTGCGCCCTTTCCAGTCGTCACCTAGTCGATGGCCATCTGGCTTAA
- a CDS encoding threonine--tRNA ligase, with protein MSDERKTLEQRHQMSDLERLRHSAAHVLATAILKYWPEAQFAAGPPVENGFYYDVQLEHRITPDDFEKIEAEMKRITKENQTFEKVVVSRDEALDLAKKGRLSALSERGEASVFKLDIIENIPADEEISLYKNGDFIDLCAGPHVMRTGNIGAFKLTQVASAYYKGDENNPQLQRIYGTAFKNKTALDEYFAMLEEAKKREHRKLGKEMQLFTFDDDVGPGLPLWLPNGTVLIEELEKLAKETEFAGGYDRVRTPHLARENMYLTSGHLPYYAGSMFPAIELVEASDRKKYDELKLELSRAEEEAAELRGAIGTVDEFDPSFNPSPQFIKDNKRVTTLENRQIEIVAELKSLADIYYLKAMNCPHHHKLFGAVPRSYRDLPLRLAEYGTCYRYEQSGELFGLMRVRAMQMNDAHIYCTEEQFAAEFDAVNKMYLKYFGIFGIDRYQFRFSTHDPAELGKKYVDQSDLWLKTEKMVRDVLVASGAPFVEVPNEAAFYGPKIDIQIWSIIGKEFTLATNQVDFAVPARFGLTYKTRDNTEATPLCIHRAPLGTHERFIGFLIEHYAGNFPIWLAPEQVRVLPIGNEPPLLEYATQIQMELRSAGVRAKLDSSNDPIKAKIAAAEQMKVHTMLVLGGRDLENQQISLRVHGKGNLGAKPRNEVIADILRAIQERRA; from the coding sequence ATGTCCGACGAACGCAAAACCCTCGAGCAACGCCACCAAATGTCCGATCTGGAACGGCTCCGCCATTCCGCAGCGCATGTGCTGGCGACCGCCATTCTGAAATACTGGCCCGAGGCGCAGTTCGCCGCCGGTCCGCCCGTTGAGAACGGCTTCTACTACGACGTTCAACTCGAACACCGCATCACGCCCGACGACTTTGAAAAAATCGAGGCTGAGATGAAGCGGATCACGAAGGAAAACCAGACGTTCGAGAAAGTAGTCGTCAGCCGCGACGAAGCGCTCGATCTAGCAAAAAAGGGACGACTTTCAGCGTTATCAGAGCGAGGCGAGGCGAGTGTTTTCAAGTTGGACATCATCGAGAACATTCCCGCCGATGAGGAAATTTCGCTCTATAAGAATGGCGACTTCATCGACCTCTGCGCCGGACCGCACGTCATGCGCACCGGCAACATCGGGGCGTTTAAGCTCACCCAAGTCGCCAGCGCCTACTACAAAGGCGACGAAAACAATCCCCAACTCCAGCGCATCTACGGCACCGCCTTCAAAAACAAAACCGCCCTCGACGAATATTTCGCGATGTTGGAGGAAGCGAAGAAACGCGAACACCGGAAGCTGGGAAAAGAGATGCAACTTTTCACCTTCGACGACGACGTCGGCCCCGGCCTCCCGCTCTGGCTGCCGAACGGCACCGTCTTGATAGAGGAGTTAGAAAAACTAGCGAAAGAGACGGAATTCGCAGGTGGCTATGACCGTGTTAGAACCCCGCATCTGGCGCGTGAGAACATGTATCTAACCAGCGGGCATTTGCCTTACTACGCGGGGTCGATGTTTCCAGCGATTGAGCTGGTCGAAGCTAGTGATCGTAAGAAATACGACGAGTTGAAGCTAGAGCTCAGCCGCGCGGAAGAGGAGGCTGCGGAACTTCGCGGAGCCATCGGAACGGTGGATGAGTTTGATCCGAGCTTTAATCCAAGTCCTCAATTCATAAAGGACAACAAAAGAGTGACGACGCTGGAGAATCGTCAAATTGAAATCGTGGCCGAACTCAAGAGCTTGGCGGACATTTACTACCTCAAGGCCATGAACTGCCCGCACCACCACAAACTCTTCGGCGCGGTGCCGCGTTCCTATCGCGATCTCCCCCTGCGCCTCGCCGAATACGGCACCTGCTATCGTTACGAGCAATCGGGCGAACTCTTCGGCCTCATGCGGGTCAGGGCCATGCAGATGAACGACGCCCACATCTATTGCACCGAGGAACAATTCGCCGCCGAGTTCGACGCGGTGAATAAAATGTATCTCAAATACTTCGGCATCTTCGGCATCGACCGCTACCAATTCCGCTTCTCCACCCACGACCCGGCGGAGTTAGGAAAAAAATACGTCGATCAAAGCGACCTCTGGCTCAAGACCGAAAAAATGGTCCGCGACGTGTTAGTCGCCAGCGGCGCACCGTTCGTCGAAGTCCCCAACGAAGCCGCCTTCTACGGCCCGAAGATCGACATCCAAATCTGGAGCATCATCGGCAAAGAATTTACGTTGGCCACCAACCAGGTCGATTTCGCCGTCCCGGCCCGCTTCGGTCTCACTTACAAAACCCGCGACAACACCGAGGCCACGCCGCTTTGCATCCACCGTGCGCCGCTTGGCACGCACGAACGTTTCATCGGCTTCCTCATCGAACACTATGCGGGCAATTTCCCGATTTGGCTGGCCCCCGAGCAAGTCCGCGTCCTGCCGATTGGAAACGAACCTCCACTCCTCGAATACGCCACGCAGATTCAAATGGAACTCCGCTCAGCGGGCGTCCGAGCCAAACTCGATTCCAGTAACGACCCGATCAAAGCCAAGATCGCCGCCGCCGAGCAAATGAAAGTTCACACCATGCTCGTCCTCGGTGGACGCGATTTGGAGAATCAACAGATCAGCCTCCGAGTCCACGGCAAAGGCAACCTCGGCGCGAAACCCCGCAACGAAGTCATCGCCGACATTCTGCGAGCCATCCAGGAACGCCGCGCTTAA
- a CDS encoding MIP/aquaporin family protein: MSQSQNMDNIVEGITATSKAVSSRRTAPWDWMVGEFFGTFLLVFFGCGSVHAAVLMGAQVGVFQIAIVWGLGIATAIYLTGALSGAHLNPAVTLSMAVWSTFPKRRILPYWLMQMLGAFAACAVLYGIFGDSLRVYETTHDIIRGQAGSEATAMVYGEYFPNPGGKALDAAARLKMSMPAAFFAEVIATAILLLVIFCATDERNKTRPQTLTPATIGLTVTLLISLIGPLTMACMNPARDLGPRLFSAVAGWGSIPFTANGHGWLTVYIVAPLLGGLLGGGIYRFFFAPGYQET, translated from the coding sequence ATGTCGCAATCACAAAACATGGACAACATTGTCGAGGGCATTACCGCCACCTCGAAGGCCGTTTCATCCCGCCGCACCGCGCCGTGGGACTGGATGGTCGGGGAATTTTTCGGGACGTTCCTGCTGGTTTTTTTCGGCTGCGGCAGCGTTCACGCCGCCGTGCTCATGGGAGCGCAGGTCGGTGTTTTCCAGATCGCGATCGTCTGGGGCTTGGGCATTGCGACGGCGATTTATCTCACAGGCGCGCTGAGCGGGGCTCACCTGAATCCGGCGGTGACGCTGAGCATGGCCGTGTGGTCCACGTTTCCGAAACGGCGCATTTTGCCGTACTGGCTGATGCAAATGCTGGGTGCGTTCGCCGCCTGCGCCGTGCTCTATGGCATTTTCGGCGACAGCCTGCGGGTCTATGAAACGACTCACGACATCATTCGAGGCCAGGCTGGGAGCGAGGCGACGGCGATGGTTTACGGCGAATATTTCCCTAACCCAGGCGGCAAGGCGCTCGATGCAGCGGCGCGTTTGAAGATGTCCATGCCCGCAGCCTTTTTCGCGGAGGTCATCGCAACGGCGATCCTGCTGCTGGTGATTTTCTGCGCGACCGACGAACGCAACAAGACGCGTCCGCAAACGCTCACACCCGCCACCATTGGACTTACGGTCACCTTGCTGATTTCCTTGATCGGGCCGCTCACTATGGCCTGCATGAATCCGGCGCGCGACTTGGGTCCGAGGCTGTTCTCGGCCGTCGCAGGCTGGGGTTCCATTCCATTCACCGCAAATGGCCACGGCTGGCTGACGGTTTACATCGTGGCACCGCTGCTTGGCGGTCTGCTCGGCGGCGGCATCTATCGTTTTTTCTTCGCGCCCGGTTATCAGGAAACCTGA
- a CDS encoding 2-oxo acid dehydrogenase subunit E2 — protein sequence MPFIPIIMPQLGESIAEATVVNIRTQVGSSVGSEEEILDVETNKAVMSVTVPCVGKIAALNAEVGHSYPVGATLGSLEVSAEDAARHGSSATPAPEPEVETKPASSTLNSTATPIKEDAKVAPTVRGLPVPAKTQGASFISPRLKARMLELGLRASDLSGIPGSGSGGRVTVDDLEKYLVGLAKNHTTPASRMRIAVADAMRRSWTRPLATVGLYVTLDPLLAHRKISNPKPGPTLYVIRALAIALGEDSLAAGRLVGSNIIHPNSIDIGFAVEAEDGVLVPVIRNVDKIPLSELVAEYTRLVELGRSRRLPPDTFENSAATVTNFGTFGLAWATPIPLPEQSLLIGLGAGRKAPKWDDEIEDFIPVTEAELTLSFDHRVIDGGAAGKLLTRVASLLGQPESL from the coding sequence ATGCCCTTCATTCCCATCATCATGCCGCAGCTTGGCGAATCCATCGCCGAGGCCACCGTTGTTAACATTCGCACGCAAGTCGGTTCGAGCGTCGGCTCCGAGGAAGAAATCCTCGACGTCGAAACCAACAAGGCCGTCATGTCCGTCACCGTCCCGTGCGTTGGTAAAATTGCCGCGCTCAACGCCGAAGTCGGCCACAGCTACCCCGTCGGAGCTACGCTTGGCAGCCTGGAAGTCTCCGCTGAGGATGCCGCCCGCCATGGTTCCTCCGCCACTCCCGCACCTGAGCCCGAGGTTGAAACTAAACCCGCCTCCAGCACGCTCAATTCCACTGCAACTCCCATCAAAGAGGACGCCAAAGTCGCCCCGACCGTTCGTGGACTTCCCGTTCCCGCCAAGACCCAAGGCGCGAGTTTCATTTCACCCCGGCTCAAGGCTCGGATGCTCGAACTCGGCCTGCGCGCGTCCGACCTTTCCGGCATTCCCGGCAGCGGCAGCGGTGGCCGCGTGACCGTTGATGACCTCGAAAAATATCTCGTCGGCCTCGCCAAAAACCACACCACGCCCGCCTCACGGATGCGCATCGCCGTCGCCGATGCCATGCGCCGCAGTTGGACCCGCCCCCTCGCCACCGTCGGGCTTTACGTCACGCTCGACCCGCTCCTCGCCCACCGCAAAATCAGCAACCCCAAGCCCGGCCCCACCCTCTATGTCATCCGCGCGCTCGCCATCGCCCTCGGGGAAGATTCCCTCGCCGCCGGACGCCTGGTCGGGTCCAATATCATTCATCCCAACTCGATCGACATCGGATTTGCCGTCGAAGCCGAGGACGGCGTGCTCGTCCCGGTGATCCGCAACGTGGACAAAATCCCGCTCAGCGAACTCGTTGCCGAATACACCCGCCTCGTGGAGCTGGGCCGCAGCCGCCGCCTGCCCCCCGACACCTTTGAAAACTCCGCCGCCACCGTCACCAACTTCGGCACCTTCGGACTCGCCTGGGCGACTCCCATTCCACTTCCAGAGCAATCACTTTTAATCGGACTCGGAGCCGGCCGCAAAGCGCCGAAATGGGACGACGAGATCGAGGACTTCATCCCTGTGACCGAAGCCGAGCTCACCCTCAGCTTCGACCACCGCGTGATCGACGGCGGTGCCGCCGGCAAACTTCTCACCCGAGTTGCCAGCCTCCTTGGCCAGCCGGAGTCGTTGTAA
- a CDS encoding transketolase C-terminal domain-containing protein yields the protein MSITYLEAIREAQAKALADDPRVYIYGQDVGEFGGAFKATKNLSKEFPGRVLDAPISEDAIVGSAIGAAIEGMRPIVEMQFADFSSVGFNQIVNHAATLYWRTEVPCPITVRLPSGGNLGSGPFHSQCMEALYAHYPGLIVMTPATVEDAYSMLLEAVAIDDPVVFCEHKYLYYHLKADALPTDALPAGKARIARPGRDATIVTYSAMLHEALAAAEELALDAYQIEVVDLRTVKPIDTDTILASVARTGRLLAVGEAFPWGGVTAEVIARVVTEGFELLDAPPQRLNARDTPIPYHPNLWAAHRPTAPAIVNALRNLLRM from the coding sequence ATGAGTATTACCTATCTCGAAGCCATCCGCGAAGCCCAAGCCAAAGCGCTCGCCGACGATCCACGCGTTTACATTTACGGTCAGGATGTGGGCGAATTTGGCGGCGCGTTCAAGGCCACCAAGAATCTCTCCAAGGAATTTCCCGGTCGCGTGCTCGATGCACCCATCTCCGAGGACGCCATCGTCGGCTCGGCCATCGGCGCTGCCATCGAGGGAATGCGCCCGATTGTGGAAATGCAGTTCGCCGATTTTTCGTCGGTCGGCTTCAATCAAATCGTCAATCACGCCGCCACCCTCTACTGGCGCACCGAAGTCCCCTGCCCCATTACTGTGCGACTCCCAAGTGGCGGCAATCTAGGGTCCGGCCCGTTTCACAGCCAATGCATGGAGGCTCTTTACGCGCATTATCCGGGACTGATCGTCATGACGCCCGCCACGGTCGAGGACGCCTATTCCATGCTTTTGGAAGCCGTCGCCATCGATGACCCGGTGGTTTTTTGCGAACATAAATACCTCTACTATCATCTGAAAGCCGACGCGCTTCCGACCGACGCCCTCCCCGCTGGCAAAGCCCGCATCGCCCGCCCCGGTCGCGACGCCACCATCGTCACTTACAGCGCCATGCTCCACGAGGCGCTTGCCGCCGCAGAGGAACTCGCCCTCGACGCCTACCAGATCGAAGTCGTCGATCTTCGCACGGTGAAACCCATCGACACCGATACGATTCTCGCTTCCGTCGCTCGCACCGGACGCCTCCTCGCTGTCGGCGAAGCCTTCCCTTGGGGCGGCGTCACCGCCGAAGTCATCGCCCGCGTCGTAACCGAGGGTTTCGAGCTGCTCGATGCCCCGCCGCAACGCCTTAACGCACGCGACACCCCGATCCCCTACCATCCCAATCTCTGGGCTGCGCACCGTCCGACCGCCCCCGCCATCGTCAACGCCCTGCGCAATCTTCTCAGAATGTAG
- a CDS encoding TonB-dependent receptor, which produces MSVFIRGCIAAISIVASTAWAQETSTLDELIVTGTRLESTVERSPASVTVITAQELQDRQITHVADALRNVPGLDVVQTGAPGQLTSVFTRGLTSEATQVMIDGLPVNQGLAGLFNFADLSTENIDRIEVVRGPQSSLYGPRAGGGVVNIITKTGNGKPTGSLSLEAGSFGTFREAATTSGSAGTVDYFAAISHLDTDNDRPNSQYRYTSGTARIGWQPTDTFRFSTLVLYSLADTGNPGSIFNPKPLDNLLTERWLIAPKVEWDATSWWHHTLSVGVDRERQVSDPSDDGFVGPTRALFKRWQVDYQNVIEAADWLQIVSGYFYSRVELEQEQPFIAFGDKFITDNTENHAAFLQFELHPIHDLTVVASGRFDHFSQSGDIGTWRVAANYVTPKTGTILHSSVATGFSPATSQDKIYGNNFNLDPNETFGWDAGFEQPLMGKKMSVGATFFHNDASNLVGFDGDFNTFNLGSATTHGIESFLRWTPIKNLDFSINYTWLETEKTSSEDIQQPNGARLARRPRNHFSGAISYRWFERLQTRLELESVSGREELSFGAANFDIEDYTTLRVAADYEVCRYFHLTGRVENLLDEEHAEVFGYPSLGRAYYGGVRMEF; this is translated from the coding sequence ATGTCCGTATTCATTCGCGGCTGCATTGCAGCCATTAGCATCGTCGCGTCCACCGCGTGGGCGCAGGAAACCAGCACCCTCGACGAATTGATCGTCACCGGCACGCGCCTAGAGTCCACGGTCGAGCGCAGTCCGGCGTCCGTCACTGTCATCACCGCCCAGGAATTGCAGGATCGCCAGATCACTCATGTCGCCGACGCCTTGCGCAACGTGCCGGGCCTGGATGTCGTGCAAACCGGCGCACCGGGGCAGCTCACATCGGTTTTTACTCGCGGACTCACCAGTGAGGCGACTCAGGTAATGATCGATGGATTGCCTGTGAACCAAGGTCTCGCTGGGCTTTTTAATTTCGCCGATTTATCCACGGAAAACATCGACCGCATCGAGGTCGTGCGCGGCCCGCAGAGCAGTCTCTACGGACCACGGGCGGGCGGCGGCGTGGTGAATATCATCACGAAAACCGGCAACGGAAAACCCACGGGCTCGCTCAGTCTGGAGGCGGGCAGCTTCGGCACCTTTCGCGAGGCGGCGACCACCAGTGGATCGGCTGGAACGGTGGATTATTTCGCAGCCATTTCCCATCTCGACACCGACAACGACCGGCCCAACAGCCAGTATCGTTACACCTCGGGCACTGCCCGGATCGGCTGGCAGCCGACCGACACGTTTCGCTTTTCCACGCTCGTTCTCTATTCGCTGGCGGACACAGGAAATCCGGGAAGTATTTTCAACCCCAAGCCGCTTGATAATTTACTGACGGAGCGCTGGCTGATTGCGCCCAAAGTCGAATGGGACGCCACGTCCTGGTGGCATCACACACTCTCGGTCGGGGTCGATCGCGAGCGGCAGGTAAGCGATCCGAGTGACGACGGTTTCGTCGGGCCGACGCGCGCGTTGTTCAAACGCTGGCAGGTGGATTATCAAAACGTGATCGAAGCCGCCGACTGGCTGCAAATCGTCAGCGGTTATTTTTACAGTCGTGTGGAACTCGAGCAGGAGCAGCCGTTCATCGCGTTTGGCGATAAATTCATCACCGACAACACCGAAAACCACGCCGCGTTTTTGCAATTCGAGTTACATCCGATTCACGATCTCACTGTCGTGGCGAGCGGGCGGTTCGATCATTTTTCACAGTCAGGCGACATCGGAACGTGGCGTGTGGCGGCAAATTATGTGACGCCAAAGACCGGCACGATTCTGCATTCCAGCGTCGCGACCGGCTTCAGCCCCGCGACGAGTCAGGACAAAATCTACGGGAACAATTTCAACCTCGATCCCAATGAGACGTTTGGCTGGGACGCGGGCTTCGAGCAGCCGTTGATGGGCAAAAAAATGTCCGTCGGCGCGACTTTTTTCCACAACGACGCGTCCAATCTCGTGGGCTTCGACGGCGATTTTAATACCTTTAATCTCGGCTCAGCCACCACGCATGGGATCGAGTCGTTCCTTCGCTGGACGCCCATCAAGAACCTCGATTTTTCGATCAATTACACCTGGCTGGAGACGGAAAAAACCTCCAGCGAAGACATCCAGCAACCGAATGGAGCCCGGCTCGCGCGGCGACCTCGGAATCATTTCAGCGGCGCGATCAGCTACCGCTGGTTTGAGCGTTTGCAGACTCGACTGGAACTCGAATCTGTCTCGGGGCGCGAGGAATTGAGCTTTGGCGCGGCTAATTTTGACATCGAGGATTACACCACCCTGCGCGTCGCCGCGGACTACGAGGTTTGCCGTTATTTCCACCTCACTGGCCGCGTTGAAAACCTGCTCGACGAGGAGCACGCCGAGGTCTTCGGTTACCCGAGTCTCGGCCGCGCTTATTACGGCGGTGTGCGCATGGAGTTCTAA
- a CDS encoding peroxiredoxin — MKLLLIMSFLAFFTNAHALDVGAAAPLVSAVDENGATVKFEDYYKKGPTLVYFYPKADTPGCTKQACSLRDSFESLQGRGLQILGVSEDKVESQKAFKEKYHLPFLLIADHDGAVAKAFGVPTMLGLAKRQSFLISGGKVVWNDLNVSPSDHVAKVQAAMENLK, encoded by the coding sequence ATGAAACTCCTACTCATCATGTCGTTCCTTGCCTTCTTTACCAACGCGCATGCCCTCGATGTCGGCGCCGCCGCTCCCTTGGTGAGTGCCGTCGATGAAAATGGCGCCACCGTCAAGTTCGAGGACTACTACAAAAAGGGGCCGACTTTGGTTTATTTCTACCCCAAAGCCGACACGCCTGGCTGCACGAAACAAGCCTGTAGTCTGCGAGATTCATTTGAAAGTTTGCAAGGACGCGGGTTGCAAATCCTTGGCGTGAGCGAGGACAAAGTGGAGTCGCAAAAGGCGTTCAAAGAGAAATATCATCTGCCTTTTTTGCTGATCGCCGATCACGATGGCGCGGTGGCCAAGGCTTTCGGAGTGCCCACGATGTTAGGACTAGCCAAGCGCCAGTCGTTTCTGATCAGCGGTGGAAAAGTTGTCTGGAACGACCTTAATGTTTCCCCGTCCGATCATGTGGCGAAGGTGCAAGCTGCGATGGAGAACTTGAAGTAA
- a CDS encoding cation diffusion facilitator family transporter, producing MTVEAELKKIAKGATPVRLSSALAMQNLHEAGGLVLRGVFLNSTMAVVKILSGVLGSSYALIADGIESLLDVAGSVVTWRGVRLAATPPDVGHPYGHGKAEPLAAILISVFVFFAAILIALLSIREMFVRQHTPPAAWTLIVLIVVILVKEIIFQVMSHRGKKLGSSALIADAFHHRSDAITSIAAFIGISVALIAGPGYENADDWAALFASGFIGYTAIQRMRPAINEIMDSAPDPEIEAGAREAAESVPGVIGLDESRMRKMGLEYFMDLHLIVDGNISVHEGHRIAHEVKDAIRHRNGLITDVLVHVEPRKTAARSS from the coding sequence ATGACCGTGGAAGCAGAACTCAAAAAGATCGCGAAAGGCGCCACGCCCGTGCGCCTGAGTTCGGCGCTGGCGATGCAGAACCTGCACGAGGCCGGGGGGCTGGTGCTGCGCGGAGTCTTCCTGAATTCGACTATGGCCGTGGTGAAAATCCTCTCCGGCGTGCTTGGCAGTTCCTACGCCTTGATTGCCGACGGCATCGAATCGCTTCTCGACGTGGCGGGTTCGGTCGTTACCTGGCGCGGTGTGCGGCTCGCTGCGACTCCGCCCGACGTGGGGCATCCCTACGGCCATGGCAAGGCGGAACCACTGGCGGCGATTTTGATTTCCGTGTTCGTTTTCTTCGCGGCCATCCTCATTGCACTGCTCAGTATTCGGGAAATGTTCGTCCGGCAACACACGCCGCCGGCGGCCTGGACTTTGATCGTGCTCATCGTCGTTATTCTAGTGAAGGAAATCATCTTCCAAGTCATGTCGCATCGCGGCAAGAAACTCGGCAGCAGCGCGCTCATTGCCGACGCCTTTCATCATCGCAGTGACGCCATCACGTCCATCGCAGCTTTCATAGGTATCTCTGTCGCCTTGATCGCCGGTCCCGGCTATGAAAACGCCGATGACTGGGCCGCGCTTTTTGCCTCGGGTTTCATCGGCTACACAGCGATCCAGCGCATGCGTCCGGCCATCAATGAAATCATGGATTCCGCGCCCGATCCCGAGATCGAAGCTGGTGCGCGCGAAGCCGCCGAAAGCGTCCCTGGTGTCATCGGTCTCGACGAATCCCGCATGCGCAAGATGGGCCTGGAATATTTCATGGATCTCCACCTGATCGTCGATGGAAACATTAGCGTCCACGAGGGGCACCGCATCGCGCACGAGGTAAAAGACGCGATCCGCCATCGCAACGGCCTCATCACCGATGTTCTCGTCCATGTCGAGCCACGGAAGACGGCGGCGAGATCCAGCTAG
- a CDS encoding AI-2E family transporter — MIEIPLTPADDDRPPPRLTKLAELLQDGVGVRSFVLTGLFLLAVLYTLYFAKEFLLPIFLAMMFTFLLVPVVRFLKQRLHLPEHIGAAIVMLGLVGILAGAVVFVSDPASEWLQTLPSKMPELETRLRLLKKPIAKVTAASAEVEKLATVTDPAGVKTQIIQAPQKSPVAVIMSQTPAFVANLFVMLILLYFLLASGNSFLRKLVTMTPKLRDKVRAVEISRDIEEKISKYLRVTFTINACLGLAVGTASYFVGLQNYILWGSLAFLFNFVPYVGALVGIVSILLVGLLTFPTTSHAFVMPGIYLAIAVLEGNFITPMIMGRFMTLNPVAIFISLMFWGWIWGIPGALLAVPMLAIVKILCDYIEPLEPIGEFLGS, encoded by the coding sequence ATGATTGAAATCCCCCTGACTCCCGCCGACGATGACCGTCCACCGCCTCGTTTGACGAAACTAGCCGAGCTTTTGCAGGACGGCGTCGGCGTCCGCTCCTTCGTTCTCACCGGGCTTTTTCTGCTCGCCGTTCTCTACACCCTCTACTTCGCGAAGGAATTTCTCCTCCCCATCTTCCTGGCCATGATGTTCACCTTTCTGCTCGTGCCGGTTGTGCGTTTCTTGAAGCAGCGCCTGCACCTCCCGGAACATATCGGAGCGGCGATCGTCATGCTCGGGCTCGTCGGCATCCTCGCTGGTGCCGTCGTTTTCGTGAGCGATCCCGCCAGCGAATGGCTGCAAACTCTTCCCTCGAAAATGCCCGAGCTGGAAACCCGCCTGCGCCTGCTGAAAAAGCCCATCGCTAAAGTCACCGCCGCCAGCGCCGAAGTCGAGAAACTCGCCACCGTCACCGATCCCGCCGGCGTGAAAACCCAGATCATCCAGGCACCGCAGAAATCGCCCGTCGCCGTGATCATGAGCCAGACGCCCGCCTTCGTGGCGAACCTCTTCGTTATGCTCATCCTGCTCTATTTCCTCCTTGCTTCGGGCAACTCCTTCCTTCGCAAACTCGTCACCATGACGCCCAAACTCCGCGACAAAGTCCGCGCCGTGGAAATCTCGCGCGACATCGAGGAAAAAATCTCCAAATACCTGCGCGTCACCTTCACCATTAACGCCTGCCTCGGCCTCGCCGTCGGCACCGCGTCCTACTTCGTCGGCCTGCAAAACTACATCCTCTGGGGCTCCCTCGCGTTTCTCTTCAACTTCGTGCCCTACGTCGGCGCGCTCGTCGGCATCGTCTCCATCCTCCTAGTCGGCCTGCTCACTTTCCCGACCACCAGCCACGCCTTTGTCATGCCCGGCATCTACCTCGCCATCGCCGTGCTGGAGGGAAACTTCATCACCCCGATGATCATGGGCCGCTTCATGACCCTAAACCCGGTCGCCATCTTCATCTCATTGATGTTCTGGGGCTGGATCTGGGGCATTCCCGGAGCACTGCTCGCCGTCCCGATGCTGGCCATCGTGAAAATCCTCTGCGACTACATCGAACCCCTCGAACCCATCGGCGAGTTTTTGGGGAGTTAG